The DNA segment TCGTTGGGTATGGCTAAAAAAGAGCCCCTTCAGAATGCGGTTTGCTGTCACCGTAAAAGAGGGGTGCTTCACGGTCCTTCCGTAGAGCCGGGCCGAGACCGCCCGGCGGTGCTTGATCCACCAGGGTTTTCCGGGCCCTGCCAGGGGCTCCCGGGCGTAATCTCCGGTAATAAGATAGCCGTAACCGGTATGAGGCAAGGAGAGTATCCGCAGAAAGGGGTGCTTTTCCAGGAGACTGCTGTACCGCTCGCGCCAGACCGTATCCTTTACGGGCCGTTCCGTCACGGCCAGCCGAAACCCGGGGTCGCACCGCAGGGTGATGGTGGAGAACACCCCCAGCACCCCCAGAGAGAGCCGCAAGGCGGGCATCTCGGGATCGTCCTCATGGAACTCCCGGACCTCGCCCCGGGCAGTAACAACCCGACAGGCCACCATGTGATCACCAAGGAGGCGTCCCGTGCCGGCCGTGCCGTGGGTCCCTGTGGCAATCGCTCCGGCCAGGGTGACTGTGTCGATATCGGGCAGAGCCGAGAGGCTCCACCCCTGGCGATCGATCTCCCGCAGAAGAACTCCCAGACGAACCCCGGCCTGGGCCGTAATCTCCCGTTTCTCCGGGTCGATCCGCAGAATCTCGCCGTACCGGTCAAAGGAGATGAGCTCCTCGGCACCAGCGGCGATATCAGCAGAGGACTGCTTGTTTCCGTAGGGGCGAATATTCCGGGCCGCTCCCACCGCCCGGGCAAGATCCTCCTCCGTGGAGGGCTCATGAAGCTTTTCGTACCTGTGTCGTATATTCCCGTTCCAGCTGACCCATTTTTCATCGCTCATATCTTTGCACCACTCCTGGAGAAACGATTCTCATTCCCGACCCCCGCAACCGCCTGTCGTGACAGGTAATCCCGGACTGCCCCAGTCCGGGACGACCGGTCAAACATACTGACGTATTTCTGAAAGGGCTATCAACGGCGGTGAAATCCCTGTTGATGAAACTCCTGCGAGAGAAACGCAGCGTAACGATCCTGATCCAGAGGATAATCCCAGCACCCCAGAGAGTGATAGAGTGTTCCGCCAAAACCCGTCTTGAAGCGGTAGAGACCGTGCATGGGGTGCTCCGGATCGGGCCGGGGCGCTACGCCGAACATATCGTACTGGCTACACCCCCTCGTCCGGGCAATGTTCATCGCTTCCCACTGAAGCGCATAGGTCGCCATGACCTTGCGCTGATTCCCCGCCGATGCGCCATACAGGTAGGACGCGCGGTTTCCCGACAAGACCAGAAACATCGCCGCCAGAGGAATTTCTTCAAGAGAAGCCACCAGCAAAAGAACCTCTGTTGATGTGCCCTCGGCCCTGGCCGCCAGAACCGCCCGAAAATACTCGATATCATGAAGAACAAGACCGTTTCGATCGGCCGTTTCGGTGTAAAGCTGGTACCAAGTCTCCAGAAAATCCATCCCCAGGCATGTTACCTCGACACCCCTTCTCTGCGAGAGGCCGATATTATAGCGGGTTTTTGGCTTCATCTGCGCCAGCAACCCCTCGGGCTCGTGCCGAAGATCCAGATATATGGTATTTGAAGGCAGAATATTTGTTGGTGCCTTCTTCAGGTTCCAGGAGCATGTATTAAAGTTAAACCGCAACTCCTGCATCTTTGCCTGGGGTGGACCAAGCCAGTGCCCCTCCTGGTCATAGAAATCGGCATCCTTTGCCCAAAAAGACTCCCAACACAGATCGTAGCGGAGGCAGAAGCAATTCCGGGGAAGAAACTCCCGAAGGCACTCCGAAAGCTCCTCCAGAAACGGCCCTTGATCTGCTTCATCAGGCTCAATCTCGGGACCGTAGGGGACATAGGCGATGCAGGAGGAACGATCTACCTGCTGCAAGACAACCAGAACATCGGCCATCGGCCCATTCCAGCTCCCCGCACGGAAATCAAGGGCCAGAGAGCGCACGCCCAGAGACCCTTTCAGGGAAGACCAGAATGCCGTTTGTTGCACGATGGGAGTGGAGAAGAGCTCTTCAGGGTATTTCGGACGAAGACTTGTAATCATGGCTAAAGGTCGGGGATCATAGTAAACTCTGCCTCCGGTGGCAAGGGCCTGGAGACACGCATCAGAGCGCAAATCATCTGACCGTCAGGGAGAAACCATGGGAAAACCCTACAGAATGGTCCTGGTCGACGACGAGGACGAAATCCGTAGCAGAATTGCCTCACACATCTCGCCCGAAAGCGGCTTTACCGTGGCAGGAACAGCAGGAAACGGCTACGACGCGCTGGAACTTATCGAGCAACTCGCCCCTGACGTGGTTCTCACGGATATCAAGATGCCCTACATCGACGGAATCGAACTGGCATCGATCCTGCGCCGTGATTATCCCGCCATCAGGATAGGCTTTATCTCGGGCTATAACGATTTCGATTACGCCCGCCAGGCCGTACAGCTCCAGGTCCGCAGCTATCTCATGAAACCCCTCACCCGGGAAGACATCCTCGCCTTCCTGGGAGAGCTCAAAACCGAGCTGGACCAGGAGTTTGCAAGCCGTTACAGCCAGGAAACAATGCAGCGACAGTACCAGGAGAGCCTGCCCCTCCTGGCAGAAAAGGCCCTGGCAGAACTGCTCACATCGCCCCGGACAGAACAGGCCCTGATCACCCAAAGCCTTCAGCAATACGGCGTGGATCTGGACGATACAAACTACGCCGTGGCCCTGATCAGGATCGAACGATCGGAAGAACACTGGGATATCCTGGAGTTCGAGAAGGCAAAACTGGGAGTCCGGAACAACATCAGCCATAACTTGGACGTCCACGAGATAGATCACTATTCCTGTTCCTTTCAGGAGGATCTCGTCTTCCTTCTCAAGGAGAACCGCACCGCCTTTCTCCAGGAAATTGACGCGATCCTCTACCAGACGATTCGAAAGGTTGAACATTTTCTCTCGATCCGAATCTTCCTCGGCCTCAGTCGGCTCACAAGCGGCTACAGCCAGCTCCGGGGCGCCTACAATGAGGCGGCCCGGGCCTACAGCACCGGACGAATGCACAATCTGAGCCTGGTCATGTACTCGCCCCAGGCCGATTCCCCGACTCCGGCCCAACCGCTCCTGCTCCCGGAGGAGGAACAACAGGAACTGCAGCAGGCCTTCCGCTTTGGCGACACCCGAAAAATCGAGGCCGCCTTCACAGGACTTCGCGATCGCGTAGCAACCCTTCGTCGGGACCAGACACCCCACCGGCTGGGGGCATCCTTTCACGCTCCCCCGAAGGACATACTCCTGGTGCGGTTTCTCATGTTGGGAATCACCCACACCCTGATCGACTATGCCCGGACCGTTGACGTGGACATCCGGACCGTAGCACCCGAGGACATTCTTGAAACTCTCCTGCGGATGCAAAGCTTTGAGGAATACCTCCAGTGGGTAAAAAGAACCGCGGAATCGATCCGGCAAAAGAGCCAGAGCAGTCGCCTCGACAGCGGCGAAGAACTGCTGGCTCACGTGATCACCTACCTGAAACAGAACTTTTCCGACAACCAGATGACCATGCAAACCGTCTGCGCCGCCTGCGGGATCAGCATCTCCTATCTGAGC comes from the Alkalispirochaeta americana genome and includes:
- a CDS encoding D-arabinono-1,4-lactone oxidase, which codes for MSDEKWVSWNGNIRHRYEKLHEPSTEEDLARAVGAARNIRPYGNKQSSADIAAGAEELISFDRYGEILRIDPEKREITAQAGVRLGVLLREIDRQGWSLSALPDIDTVTLAGAIATGTHGTAGTGRLLGDHMVACRVVTARGEVREFHEDDPEMPALRLSLGVLGVFSTITLRCDPGFRLAVTERPVKDTVWRERYSSLLEKHPFLRILSLPHTGYGYLITGDYAREPLAGPGKPWWIKHRRAVSARLYGRTVKHPSFTVTANRILKGLFFSHTQRSFGTLYEATVTKSRGSTLELAEWTVALDRFDALFDELSAALQDRSNPAFVHIPMDVRFLKADRTWLSYAFERDCVTVGCVCRIPEAADSYAAFGVVEEIFRRYGGRPHWAKRHAMRGDDFSAIYPRWQDFLDLRQKMDPQGTFLTPSLRDLLGIPRE
- a CDS encoding response regulator translates to MGKPYRMVLVDDEDEIRSRIASHISPESGFTVAGTAGNGYDALELIEQLAPDVVLTDIKMPYIDGIELASILRRDYPAIRIGFISGYNDFDYARQAVQLQVRSYLMKPLTREDILAFLGELKTELDQEFASRYSQETMQRQYQESLPLLAEKALAELLTSPRTEQALITQSLQQYGVDLDDTNYAVALIRIERSEEHWDILEFEKAKLGVRNNISHNLDVHEIDHYSCSFQEDLVFLLKENRTAFLQEIDAILYQTIRKVEHFLSIRIFLGLSRLTSGYSQLRGAYNEAARAYSTGRMHNLSLVMYSPQADSPTPAQPLLLPEEEQQELQQAFRFGDTRKIEAAFTGLRDRVATLRRDQTPHRLGASFHAPPKDILLVRFLMLGITHTLIDYARTVDVDIRTVAPEDILETLLRMQSFEEYLQWVKRTAESIRQKSQSSRLDSGEELLAHVITYLKQNFSDNQMTMQTVCAACGISISYLSQLFRKYQATTFVRYLTKLRMEHAREQLLLSGSRVVEVAEACGYRDIYYFSHCFKRHTGLPPKAYREKNL
- a CDS encoding lipid II:glycine glycyltransferase FemX, producing MITSLRPKYPEELFSTPIVQQTAFWSSLKGSLGVRSLALDFRAGSWNGPMADVLVVLQQVDRSSCIAYVPYGPEIEPDEADQGPFLEELSECLREFLPRNCFCLRYDLCWESFWAKDADFYDQEGHWLGPPQAKMQELRFNFNTCSWNLKKAPTNILPSNTIYLDLRHEPEGLLAQMKPKTRYNIGLSQRRGVEVTCLGMDFLETWYQLYTETADRNGLVLHDIEYFRAVLAARAEGTSTEVLLLVASLEEIPLAAMFLVLSGNRASYLYGASAGNQRKVMATYALQWEAMNIARTRGCSQYDMFGVAPRPDPEHPMHGLYRFKTGFGGTLYHSLGCWDYPLDQDRYAAFLSQEFHQQGFHRR